The Miscanthus floridulus cultivar M001 chromosome 7, ASM1932011v1, whole genome shotgun sequence genome includes a region encoding these proteins:
- the LOC136464113 gene encoding GTP-binding protein YPTM2-like codes for MNPEYDYLFKLLLIGDSGVGKSCLLLRFADDSYLDSYISTIGVDFKIRTVEQDGKTIKLQIWDTAGQERFRTITSSYYRGAHGIIIVYDVTDQESFNNVKQWLNEIDRYASDNVNKLLVGNKSDLTANKVVATETAKAFADEMGIPFMETSAKNAINVEQAFMAMAASIKDRMASQPAAANARPATVQIRGQPVNQKTSCCSS; via the exons ATGAATCCCGAGTA TGACTACCTTTTCAAACTTCTGCTTATTGGTGATTCTGGTGTTGGGAAATCATGCTTGCTTCTCAGATTTGCG GATGATTCATATTTGGACAGCTACATCAGCACAATTGGAGTTGATTTT AAAATTCGGACAGTAGAGCAAGACGGGAAGACCATAAAGCTTCAAATT TGGGATACTGCTGGACAAGAACGCTTCAGGACAATCACTAGCAGCTACTACCGCGGAGCTCATGGAATCATT ATTGTATATGACGTGACAGATCAAGAAAGCTTCAATAATGTGAAGCAATGGTTAAATGAAATTGACCGTTATGCAAGTGACAATGTTAACAAGCTCCTTGTTGGGAACAAGAGCGACCTAACTGCCAACAAAGTTGTGGCAACTGAGACAGCAAAG GCATTTGCTGATGAGATGGGCATTCCATTCATGGAGACGAGTGCCAAAAATGCCATCAATGTGGAGCAGGCCTTCATGGCTATGGCTGCATCCATCAAGGACAG GATGGCCAGCCAACCAGCCGCGGCTAACGCTAGGCCAGCGACTGTGCAGATCCGCGGTCAACCTGTCAATCAGAAGACGTCTTGCTGCTCATCCTAA